From Erigeron canadensis isolate Cc75 chromosome 5, C_canadensis_v1, whole genome shotgun sequence:
TCAACAAAAAAAGCACAAAAACTGATGTTATCAAGCTAACCTTCCCAGCCGATACACTGTTTAGAGTTTTAATAAGCTCAATCTTGGTTTCAACATCTGGTGTCTCATCTATATACTGCATTGCTTGTTGGACCATAGCAGTGACAGCCTGTGAGTGAAACATCACATATTAGAAATAATATAAAGCTTTCAAATATGTATTACAGCTTCAAACCAAacaaatagaaaaccaaaagcAATTCcatttttcatacatttaatacaTAAGAACTCTAGGAACTCAGCCTGTGAGTGAAGCAtcacatattaaaaataatgaaaagctttcaaatatatatattacaattacaatttcaAACCAAACAAATAGGAAAGCAAAAGCTGTTAAGAATCGGATCTGTTAGTGATCAGGTTGTACAGCGGAAGAATAACAAGACAAATAAAAAACACGAGACTTAATGTGGTATCTCACACatgtgtgtgaactaatccacggctGAAACTAAGGATTTTACTAATATGCTCAGTACAACAAGTAGAATGCAAAGACcagaatatatatagaaatcaGATTTGGGTTTAAAACTTGGTGAACAAGGAACCTAATATGGGCTCctaaacattttgttaaaaCCGGCCCTAAGCTAATTAAGCCCAAGGTCTTCACAAACCCAACAAAAGCAATTccatttttttaagaattaGAAATTTAAGAACTATGCGCGCTCAGAACTTTAAATTATCATGTGTTCCCCTTTACTTGTATATTTGTCTATGTCCAAATTATCCGAAAACCGGCTTGAGCCAGACCTCTTTTTTCAGCACAATAATCATTAAAGGTAACTTGAACTCAGAAAATTAAGGGATAGATACAGAGAAATTCTATTGAAGCTGTTAGAGGACCTGATGAGATGCCTTATGATGGTAATATAGTGCAAAGTCAGTTGGTAAAACATCACCCAACCGATCCAAATCCAACCAACTTAAACTTTCTTTCACCAACTAAACATCAGTTTAAAATACACCATTTTGAAGATGATGAGGTTAAGACCATTGATTTACATTCAAAATGACAAATCTCCTGGTCGCTAACACTGAAGGTTACATACATTTCAAAATGGCAACGTGGGAAAAGATACAATGTTTGGAAGTGAGACATTATTTTGTCAACGAAAATTTGGAAATTGATGCGACAAAACCACTTTACCAATGAAGGTGGCCACAAAAGATAAAGTGACAGATTATAGACTGATTGCTTGTTGCAATGTCATTTAATAGTGCTTGAGTAAAATCACTGCTAACAGAAATCACGAATGTCTAACTGATATAGCTGATACAAACAACTCTGAATATATTCAGAATGAAACATTTTGAATAATATACTTTGAAGACGAGCTTATGAGAGGATAGCTCCAATCGAGGGATACACCCCAATGTACTTGGAAAATTCAAAGTTACTATTCTGAAGGTGTATGATGTGGCAGGTTGAGAATTCTCAGAACTTATTTAAACAATGTTGTAATCCACCCAAAAAAATAGGCCGAATGAATCATGAAATGTACTGTACAAAAACCGTATCTTTCAAACCGAATGTAAAGGGTAACATTTACGGCATTTTCAAGAAAGCCCTTGGCGGAAAACACTACTATCCTCATCCCTCCGTTTACATTAATCATTAAGGTTCTTATCCGTATAGATACCAAATTGAAAAAGGACTTTTCAGATTCCATAAGTGTGAATAGCTTCATATAACATACTTGTGCTTGGCAGTTGATCTGAAAATTTTTTAAGCATGGAGATGTTGAACCCATTGTTGTTATCAAGAACTCTTTGGATGATAATAAAAAAGACTGAATCCAGCCATAACAAAGAGAACAGCCTTTTCCTAAGTTTTTGTGTTTGAGGAGCAGTCATAAATAGCTGCAGTATTTTAGGTTTAAGTGCATGGATATGCCTATTCCATTGCATGGCCCTGTTGAATGTTGGAGCTGAAGTAGAGTGTATGTCTCAAAGTATTATGGGTGCTGAATGGCTTTGAATTGGTTTTGCAGTGCTCAGCTTTTAGAATGTTTGGATGACAGGGGAATTAGTTTGagtttttttagtatttatttCTGTATTTGTTCAGGATTTTAGTCTGTTGCATTTTGATTGATGTTCTTGGGGCTGTCcaagatacatatatatgtaaatatgtacatattttttgaaagttaataTAATTCACattttcaccaaaaaaaaaaaaaaaaagaaaaagagaagaaagagagaaCAGCCTTCTTGTGTACAAATTGAGCTCGTTAAAGACACATACTCTTGAAATTCTATCATTTGATGAAAGTGAGCTTTCAGGCTATTACTTAAAGGTACTGTTAATACCTACTAGCCTATTGCACAAAGAATTGTAAAACATTGGTCAAAatggcaacaaaaaaaaaaaaactagattgCGCGAATGGATAAACAGGTCCCTTGTGTTTGCAGGCCGTCTAGAACTTACTATTGCAGGAATCTCATCTATGCAAGTATATTGGTTGTCAATGCTAATCCTTCCCGTTTCAAAAACCATAGTAATTTAAAAGCTGATACATGGTTCTTATGGTTCCAAAAACAACTAACAAGAGGCAAAACCTAGGTCTCAGGGAACTCCCAAAGTCGCAAATTGGAATGTTGCTTTGATGACGGCTCATATTTGTAAACGCAAAACGACACCTCCCTTGGTAAGATGGGTACATCCGTATAGactaaaatatatgttttgatgttCCATTAGTCTGATGTGTAGAGGGATTGAATAAAGCTGCTTCAGAGAAGAAGTAAACTAGCGGGTCCGTGATTGCTCGTTTGGGGGATGGCAACGACACCTCAGTGTGGTTTGATAATCGGGAGAAAGTAGCCATTATGCAAATTTTACTGATATTAAAACCTAATGTGCAAAATGTTATAGTATATTGATGATGTATATGGCAACAGAGTTGGCTAAAAGGATATGTGAAGCTGCAAACATTCAAAGTTGAATGATcttaaacaaactaaaaaccAATGAAAAGAAGCTACTACAACCACTTATAGTTACTCCATCAATAGTAGTAACTAATGTCGAAGCTTCTTAAATACCCTCCAATCTGTCAGGCTCGATGATGCAACAGAATACACTTCATCAAGTTCTGTCATTCGTTACTCTAGGGCTTCGATTAAAAGGCTcgtttttaaatatttacagTTCCTATCAACTTCCTATATAATTTCGGACCGAGTCTAGCCAgtcatcaaaaatataaaatcggTCACCTATCAAATTTCACTGTGGGGAAACTAACATTCAGATTACATCTCAACACCTTGTCAATAACATTTTTCCTCTTTCGGAATATAAATTTCTTAGATTCACTCCTTTATCATTTCAACCTAACCCTATCTACACCTACATgtatctgatatatatatatatataaatgaaagagtatatatatatatacctgtttCAACTGTCCACGGCGTTTCGATAAAACAACAATCTGGTCATTGAGAGTCTTCCAAGCGCGAGCTTGAAAGCAAAGCTGAATGATATCCATTACGGCTTTCTTCAAGCCGGCGACATCGCCGTTCATTCTCATCTGCTTCTCGACATTCAACAGTGACTCTATTTGAGAGTCCAAATTACTTCCTCCATTCTCCTACACAAAAATTCAATAATTACACACATAGGGTTTGAATtcagtaaataaataaataaaattaaaatcgaTAAGTAAATTAGAATAAACAGGTGGAATAAAAGGTGAATTTTTACCATGGTGAAATCGAATTACGGATCTGTGGATATGAATTTGATTATGATGACGAATCTGATTTGATGGAGATTTAAAACCCTAGAAATAAGTAAGCCAAAAAAGGGGAGAAAGTGGTGTATGTATATTGTATCTATCTTTTTGATCAAGAAAACTGCGAGTGTATATTTAGTCTAAATGTCAGAAATCGTCCCCCTGGTTAGTTTGTATTACATTTTATCCTtgaaattttttctttaatcGGCCCTAAAATATTGTGGcccattttaaaattttgttcaccgaaaagttatattttcaaatattttattgttaGTGAAATAAGTTATCAAAAGTGGCTTAAAAAGATTATAGGTTTGTAAGAATGAGCTCCCCGGATAAACCCGAAGCCCGGAAACACTTGAAAATAAAAACCGAGGACCGGACCGTTTAGATATCAGGCGGGTCGGTTCAGTCGTGGGATAAACCGGTACGGTCTTGGTTAAAAGCCATTATGCACGAATTgtttcttttgtgtttttgcaggCTACATTTTTGGTATTGCAAACTACCTATTGGGCTTAAGCCCACCGATGCATTCCAGATTTCCAGCAGTATCAAGAAAAAAATATCCAAACAAGCAGAATGCAATATCGGTTCCTTTTATCAATAGCGTGACaaagtacccgcgtgttgcagcggtgagatggtgagggtgataggtcatagagtatgataggtgttacgaagtgataggtcatagagtgtgatagcaaCATGCCTTAGCCGTCTGGGCTCCGcgctcggatttaaaaattcgtcgaaagtatattgaatgacatctctaataaaagagcatgaaattttaagaacacccatataatttttacaatttatcgatatacgcttttgaaataaaatattttgaatgaattagaggaataaaatgatttatggagaagagagaaaaataagtcgttgagatttgaggagggagaaaaaaataagtggttgagatttctttttaaagatattatatgaatgttgaaatgttgaaaaatttaaagttaaaaagtaaatttgctttataatatagtatagataggcCATTTTATCAATATCATTCCATATATTAAATTTCATTCATAGACAATAAAATCATATTGGTCCATTGGACCACCCATATATATTGTAGTATCATAAATCTCGTTTGCGCAAATCATAATTTCAAGAGATAGGATGATTATGTATTCTTTTATGAGTATATCCCCTCAAGTTGTTTCTAACTTGAGGGGTTAAATTAGAACAATCTTGACCATTTGATGAAAATCAATGGtagccaatggggttggtggcctattggtaaggtctttgactttAGGGCaaccacctgggttcgagtcccacttctcatatttgtgagggtggattaatagggatttttcgAGAGTCATGGGTTTCATCCTAGGCATGCATGTAATTTAGAAGTAATAATAGATTagaatgtcgttctaaaaaaagattgaaagatcattgattttaatttaatggtcaAGATGTCCCCAACTTGAATCCTCACCCTTTatgggtatatatatgtattatatacacacaccacacacacatatatagtaGCAAAGAAGAAgtagaagaaagaaaagatcgATTATACGTACCATTGATGTTGAAGAGCGTATTTAGAGTGATTAATCGCTAGGTTTCTTTTCCTCCCGGCTCCAAACGTGCTAGTGTGAGACAAGGAAACGTTTGTTTGATTgttctttttttcccctttaaATTATAAACACCGGTCAATATGCTAGCGGAATATTAAAAGCCCATTACTCAAAAGCCTTATACTTTATTACACCTTTCGGGTTATTAACGGGCttcagggtttttttttttccctatttaGACTGAACCATCCGAAGATCGAAAATCCACAATTTTATAATCAGTGGACCGGACCGATTAACTACCGGCCGGGCCGGGCTCGGTCGTGCTTCGGGTTTTCAGGCCATATACTTATCCTTAATAGACTGTTATATTTTTTGTCTCTAAACTTTAACTTGTTCTTGTTGGTACCTGCGAATCGTTCATGCTGAGTATTTGTTAATCGACAGTTAGCTTCCATTTTCAGACTTGCATTTGGCACAACTTGAACCTCAGTCTCTCAATACACAGACCCCTAATGGTGTGATAATCACATGAATGGTTACCATCTAGCCACTCCTTTAAACTTTTTAATGTCATGTTCAATTGAGCCTTGCATATTGTAGTTCGTCTTCGCTTGTGAGATATGTTTCAAGCTCGGgttagtttgtatatatagtttgtttgCCTAAAGAGTCTAAACGAGTAAAAACTTAGCTTGATGAAAGGAACATGCATGGCTAATTTACTTATTTCCGGTTTGTTAAGGTTTTTGATACATATCCGATGCTTAATCGTCAAATATATATGGATTCCAATTTGGTTTAGTTGTGCCATTGTTCATATTCGAAAATGAATATACATGAACATACGaaatttaagatttaaataCATATGGGATGAAATGAAAACATCAGAATAACATGTAAACAATCCTAACAAAGAAGCCTTCATTGATAACTATCTTTCAATTAAAAACCAATATTACTAAATTGTATGAGCGACAATGATATGTTTATTAACAACGTGCATGAAATGAGAATGAAATGAGAATATAAAGGCTCTAAGTTTGTGGTCTCAGAAACCAATAACATTTTAATACAATTCCTCCATTCAAGGAGATATACAGGGGTGTTTGGTCTTACCTTATTTAGGCCGGTTCTTATGGGGCATCTTCCCCTGCGTCCGAGGCTGTGTCTGATGTGTTGGAGGGAGAAGACACTAGGGATGGGTATTTGGACCGAAGCCCGTAACCCGACCCGGAACTGACCCGCCCGAAACACTAATGGGCCGGGTCGTGGGTCACGTTTTAGTGCATTTGCAGGTCACGGGTTGGACGGGTCGGGTCGGGCCGGCCCAGGTCGGGTGaagccaaaaaccaaaaatttgtGACCcacccgaacccgacccgacccgGACCTTCACTGGCCGGGTCAAGGTTCCATTTTTCATGCTTTCACGGGTCGCGGGTTGGGCTGGGTTttgacccgtgcacatccctagaAGACGCTATTAGCACGAAGTGCGTTTTCGGCGACGTCTAGGGGGTTTCTTCTAACTTTAGACGCGCGTCCTATACTGATGTGAGGGAAGAATAAGGGGTTATGAGGAAGGGGTGTTCTTGAGGTGTTTTAGGAGAAATAAAATCTAATGAATAGTGGAAGAATATGAGAGTTCCTATAAGGAGTGGCGTTAAAAgttgttttcaaattttatctCATTTAAGTGTTTTCATTTTACCCAAACGATTGTAGCTTTTTTTAGTCTAAAAAGGTTAGTTAGAGAAGTCATTTTTGAGTGGCTTTCCTGAAAGAGATTTTCACGAAAAGTTGAAACACTAAAAAAAGTCTTAAGCCCAAATCGCGATAGCTAgacaaaatcgcataaagaaccttAAAATTGGTACGAGAAATTCAAAATCGCTACGAGATCTACAAAATCGTTAtgagatttttcaaaattactaCGAGATTCTAAAAATCCCTACAAGAGTTTGCAAAATCACAATATGttgactttgatttttttttccttttgcaaaatcacaatgtgttttgttgCGATCTTatccataaaaaatataaaattttatgcgatttttatccataaaaagataagatttttcaagattttctgaAGATGCATACATAAAAAGTACGCATTATATGACTTCATTGAATCTAGCCTAATACTCGTAACATAATTAGCTAAATATATTccaaaaaacattaaattttgtACATTTTATCTATAAAAACCTTTTCTCACTATCGCTaccatatataatttaattatattatatatatctattaaaagagtagAAATCCTAGTTTTTTAAAACCCTCTGCAAACTCAAAGCTACGTTAACAAAAATGCCACGTAGGATTTCAACCTATGTGGCATCTTCataaatttttgataatatttattttatcttatttatatatatatatatgtactaagattttttttacccgcacgatgtgcggctgctttaaaaaggtgctcaataaagtgagatttgagttaaacttgcttaaaaaaacatttaatgaaacgcttaataatatgtgaacaaatgagttaatggaatggatcaataatgatcgtaaagaaaaacatatggacgaacaatctatttagtttcaattaattaaattagcaataacgtattcattgcggctgctttaaaaaggtgctcaataaagtgagatttgagttaaacttgcttaaaaaaacatttaatgaaacgcttaataatatgtgaacaaatgagttaatggaatggatcaataatgatcataaagaaaaatatatggacgaacaatctatttagtttcacttaattaaattagcaataacgtattcattatccaatcattaaactaattgtaatatacacttgttttgaactaactcttcgtctaccatcataatatttttctcatcatcacaatgaaaaattgtattgttaaaaaacaaaagaaaaaagagattatattaaccattatcataaaattcaaaaaaagatcaaagaattaaaccaaaaattgtacataattttcatagtgatatgaacgaaagaattaacataactctttcagaaagttatgatattatacaaagctcttaactcatataagattATAActtagtggtgataaaaaagcttataaacttaaaatattgCCACTAATAATTAATGCGATAagagttccaactaaccaacggcctgagcaaattttcatataatcaccataaaaaaaaatgaaaggaacctcatataaatgttgaataaaaaagataatgaaatatcattaggtatagacgtgattttttaaactaaagggAAGATATTATTTTATCTAATCAGAATatcttagattcttacaatatatatatatatatttatttatttattttaacatatatacgttcatttgttttctaaatatatagtttatttaaagtaaaatatggagttgacacataggataaaatcttatgtggcaatttttcaaattagttttatattGCAAGAGAGCTTTAAAATActtggttaactattgttttataagagttatagatatattaaaaaaactagatttagacccgtgcgttgcacgtttATAAAGTATAGATTGATATTCATATAAGCAGTAAattttattacaaagaaaaagttataaagATTAAATCTATTAAACATGgagtatataaaaacatatcttGAATTATAAATCTGTCAAAACCTCCTTGAAGACCGCATTTTTAGTGGTGTTTGTAACGTTCCCCTCTTTGTCCAAAATTAAAACCCTCAAACCTTGTTTACTTTTGACTCTTGAAAGTGCTACATAAAGTTGACCATGACTGAAGACTGGGTTCTTTAAGAATAAACCTACTTGGCTCAAACTTTGTCCTTGACTTTTGTTAATAGTCATAGCAAAGCAAACACATAAAGGGAATTGGCTTCTTTGAAATCGGAAAGGTATTCTTTTATCTGATGGTGTTAGTTTCATTCTAGGAATGAAAGTAATTTTCCCAACATTGCTTCCGGAAATTATCTCGGCTTCAATAACACGTTCCCCgagtttccttattttaagTCTTGTACCATTACATAATCCACCTGGCTGGTCGATATTTCTAAGTAACATAACTGGGACTCCTTTTTTTAGAGCTAAACGATGGTTTGGTATGCCAGCTACCTTAATAGAATTTAGGAAATCTTGATTGTATAAGTGTTGGTTAAAATCAGATCCGATTTCCGATTCACAGATCGAATCAGAACTTAAATAGACTTTCTCTTCTCCGTCAATTTTCTCCATGACTGTTTCATTGATGAGATCAACTACTTCATGTGTAGGTGCGAGAATTGCTCTGTCTTGAAAAAAAGTTGGATCCAACATATTAGAGGAGATGTCAGGATATATTGAGTCAACAATTGAATCAATGGGTTTGTCACTTTTGCCTTTTATGAGGATGTCATCCGGAATCTGAATTGTTGCTTCGCCATCATTGGGTTCATTTATTGTACCATTTCCGATTTCCAAAAGCCATTCACCAAATTCTTTTATGTCTTCCAAATCAGTGGATGCTCCAACAGTTAGTCTCATATTTTTCGTTAGCTTCAAAAGTTTACAATGATGCCACAAATATGATGATCTAAGTGAAGCCATAACTACATCTTGTCTTGAAGCATTAGGGATTACTGGCAGCACTTGTCTAAAATCACCGCCAAAAACTATAACTTTCCCACCAAATGGCTCATTCATGCTGTTTGGGTTGGTGATCTTAGAATGTCTCTAAAAGTCCTATCCAAAGATTCAAATGAATGCTTATGGACTATTGGTGCTTCATCCCAAATAATGAGTTTTGTTTTACGTATTAGTTCAGTAGAATCACTATCCGGACGAATAGAACAAAATGATGTTTCATCAATATTTATTGGAATAGCAAACCTGGAATGAGTTGTTCTTCCACCTTCAAGTAATAGTGCTGCTATCCCACTTGAGGCAACATTCAACACAATTTCTCGCTTAGAACGGATTGCGGCAACTAATGTTTAACAAACGAATGTCTTGCCTGTACCACCATAACCATACAAAAAGTAAACACCTCCCTTGTTTCCATTTACAACATCCATTATGGTATGATATAGTGTTCGTTGTTCATCGGTTAATGCTGAATAAAGTTGTTGATGTTCGATTCTTAATGATGTAACATTATATGCGGTTGTCTCATCATCAATCAACCGATTTCCTTCAAAAATGGATTAGGTTATTTTCTGGATGAGGCATGGTGTCATAATCAGTCAAAGAGCGACCGGTCCTTTTCAAAAGTTGTTCCATTTCGTTTAATGTCAGATTTTGGATTTCATCTTCTTCCATTTCGAGACCTGATTACATATCGCATAAATTAGATACCATATttagtaaaaaataatttaattctACTTGTTTAACAAAACATATAGAAGTTAATAAGGATATAACCTTGGTTTTGATGTATAAGTCTTTCCCTATGCGATATATCTTCGGACAAAAACTTCTATGTTTTGTTCCAAACAGTACCGA
This genomic window contains:
- the LOC122601055 gene encoding ATP-dependent DNA helicase PIF1-like is translated as MNEPFGGKVIVFGGDFRQVLPVIPNASRQDVVMASLRSSYLWHHCKLLKLTKNMRLTVGASTDLEDIKEFGEWLLEIGNGTINEPNDGEATIQIPDDILIKGKSDKPIDSIVDSIYPDISSNMLDPTFFQDRAILAPTHEVVDLINETVMEKIDGEEKVYLSSDSICESEIGSDFNQHLYNQDFLNSIKVAGIPNHRLALKKGVPVMLLRNIDQPGGLCNGTRLKIRKLGERVIEAEIISGSNVGKITFIPRMKLTPSDKRIPFRFQRSQFPLCVCFAMTINKSQGQSLSQVGLFLKNPVFSHGQLYVALSRVKSKQGLRVLILDKEGNVTNTTKNAVFKEVLTDL